A genomic region of Zalophus californianus isolate mZalCal1 chromosome 11, mZalCal1.pri.v2, whole genome shotgun sequence contains the following coding sequences:
- the MRGPRX2 gene encoding LOW QUALITY PROTEIN: mas-related G-protein coupled receptor member X2 (The sequence of the model RefSeq protein was modified relative to this genomic sequence to represent the inferred CDS: inserted 1 base in 1 codon; deleted 1 base in 1 codon): protein MVLWFFIIVWTFAYITSLSILSAISTERCLSVLCPIWYRCHRPRYMLTVMCALLWALSLLPSSLGGKYCGFLLRDFDDGWCWAFDFIAATWLIFLFVLLSGSSLALLTRLLCGPHRLQVTRLYATVVLTVQVFLLCGLPXGIHWFLLHWIRRSSDTVLRHLNLAAIALSCVNSCVNPSIYFFVGSCRQRWPQRHKSLKMVLQRALQDISGGDESEASLPQETLEMAGSGLVS, encoded by the exons ATGGTGCTCTG GTTTTTCATCATCGTGTGGACCTTTGCCTACATCACAAGCCTGAGCATTCTCAGTGCCATTAGCACGGAGCGCTGCCTGTCCGTCCTGTGTCCCATCTGGTACCGCTGCCACCGCCCAAGATACATGTTAACTGTGATGTGtgccctgctctgggccctgTCCCTGCTGCCGAGCAGCCTGGGAGGGAAGTACTGTGGCTTCCTGTTACGAGATTTTGACGATGGTTGGTGTTGGGCATTTGATTTCATCGCTGCCACCTGGCTGATTTTCTTATTTGTGCTTCTCTCTGGGTCCAGCCTGGCCCTGCTGACCCGATTGCTGTGTGGCCCCCATCGGCTGCAGGTGACCAGGCTGTACGCAACCGTGGTGCTCACAGTGCAGGTTTTCCTCCTCTGCGGCCTGC TCGGCATTCACTGGTTCCTCTTACACTGGATTCGGAGGAGTTCTGATACAGTCCTCAGGCATCTTAATCTGGCTGCAATTGCCCTGTCCTGTGTCAACAGCTGTGTCAACCCTAGCATTTACTTCTTCGTTGGCTCCTGTAGACAGCGGTGGCCACAGCGGCACAAGAGCCTCAAGATGGTCCTCCAGAGGGCTCTGCAGGACATATCAGGAGGGGATGAGAGT GAAGCCAGCCTTCCTCAGGAAACTCTGGAGATGGCAGGGAGCGGGCTGGTGTCCTGA